In one Nicotiana tomentosiformis chromosome 6, ASM39032v3, whole genome shotgun sequence genomic region, the following are encoded:
- the LOC138893914 gene encoding uncharacterized protein, which produces MIFGGVEVNGVTFSIAKKMKISVAHGKKIQEASEDDKITFTEEDANGLILPHNDALVISLNVLDFKIKLVLVDPDSSVSIIQLRVLEQVKLIGNIVLETKLLARFNLTSVTTKGEIVLPTYAEGVTKFTLFEVVDGDMDYNVILGRPWIHEMKVVPSTYHQFQKFPTPDGITQIRGDQPDAREMNAVTLSRSKAEEISK; this is translated from the coding sequence ATGATTTTTGGTGGGGTTGAAGTAAATGGGGTGACTTTTTCGATAGCTAAAAAGATGAAGATATCAGTCGCTCATGGCAAGAAAATCCAGGAAGCTTCTGAAGATGACAAAATCACCTTCACGGAGGAAGATGCGAACGGTCTTATTTTACCGCACAATGATGCTCTGGTAATAtctcttaatgttttagattttaaaattaaacttgTGTTGGTTGATCCCGATAGTTCAGTCAGTATCATCCAATTAAGGGTTTTGGAACAAGTAAAACTAATCGGAAACATAGTTCTGGAGACAAAGCTTTTGGCTAGGTTTAACTTAACAAGTGTAACAACCAAAGGGGAGATTGTGTTACCTACCTATGCCGAAGGGGTGACGAAATTCACCTTGTTCGAAGTTGTGGATGGCGATATGGACTACAATGTGATTCTTGGTAGGCCATGGATCCACGAAATGAAAGTTgtgccatcaacatatcatcaatttcaaaagttcccaacaccggatgggATCACGCAGATTAGGGGTGATCAACCTGATGCACGGGAAATGAATGCAGTCACCTTATCTAGAAGCAAGGCAGAGGAAATTAGCAAATAG